The region AAATCATCTGATGGGCCTTGACTACTTCCTCCATTGATACTAACTGAGTTTAGTGATCCATCAGGATTGATTACTGCGTCCTGTGCATTTGCAACTGTCATGATATTCTTAGCTACTTTATCTCCAGTTAATTTATCATAGCCCGCTAGAGAGCCTAATGGAGAACTATTTGCTGTATTATTAGATCCATCGTTACCAGCAGAATATACAGGCAAATAATAAGGAGCGTTGTAAGCTATTTGGTCAACGGTTCTGGCATCCTGTAGATATTTACCTATAAGTTCTGGAACACTAGAATAGGAACTAGCAGGAATTCCATAAGAGTGATTAGATATAAGGGCACCGGTAGCGGCAAAGCCTGCCATTTCAGAAGAATCTGAATTCCAGTCATTGGTAACCACCTCTGCTTGTGGTGCCATACCCTTTGCATTTGCATTGATACCAGAGGCGGCTATAGTTCCACTAACATGAGTAGAATGAAAACTATTTCCATTTAGAGTAGTCTGTCCATCACCATGAGAAGCTCTTGTACCACCAGCAAATTCCTGATGATCAATTCTAGTCGGTCCTCCGTCCCAAACATATGCTGTCATACCCTGTCCTTCAACATTCAACCCCAAAATACCTATATTATGCAGGGTATTTGCTCTAGTACTTGTAGCAGCATCTGTGTTATCTAAAGTAAAGTAAAGTGGCATTCCTTCTTCTGTTACTCTCATCAATTGGTCAAATGAGCCATTCTGATTTTGAATAAACATAGGAATGTTATTTTGACGGGCAAAGTCCACCGCATATACTTGGTCTTTTAGTTCCTTGGCTTTCAAATCGACTATCAAGTTTTGTAATTCTTCTTGATTGTTTGCTTTTACGATTTGTGCTCTTTGTTCAGCCGTTTGAGCAGTCATAAATAGCATGCTGAAAAGCATTGCAACTAAAGTAATTTTCATCTTCATGTTAAAATTTTTAATAGGGTTGCTAAAATATGGAAACATTCTCTTTAATTCTCTGTAAAACCAAACTTTATTATTGTTCCCATGGAGATAATTTGATAAATCACAATTCTTTTTATGCTTATTTCACCTACTATAACAAGGCTATAAAAAATTCAAGACCTATCATTAATGATTACCTCTTAATAATTAGTTCATAAAAGACTCAATTAATTACAATTTCTAAAAAACTTTAACCAATTCAATTAATTACTTTTGCACTTTCCCACACAAAAGAACATACAACATGAGTAACATCACCGCAAAAAGTGCCTTAATTTCTGTATTCAGCAAAGAAGGTCTCGCTCCTATCGTTAAAAAAATGAACGCCCTAGGCATTACCATCTATTCTACAGGAGGAACTGAAAAGTTCATAAAAGACTTGGGGATTGACGTCGTTCCTGTTGAAGATGTCACTTCCTATCCATCGATTTTAGGAGGTCGTGTAAAAACATTACATCCTAAAGTTTTTGGAGGTATTTTAAACAGACGTGATCATAAAGGAGATGAAGCACAATTAGCAGAGTTTGACATTCCTCAAATAGATATCGTCATTGTAGATCTGTATCCTTTTGAAAAGACGGTTGCTAGTGATGCTGCAGAGCAGGATATCATAGAAAAAATAGACATAGGCGGAATTTCATTAATACGCGCTGGTGCAAAAAACTATAAGGATACTCTTTGTGTAGGGACCGTAAAAGATTATTCTAAATTATTAGAAGTCCTAGAGTCTGGTAACGGCACGACTTCTCTCGATCAACGCAAGGAATTTGCTGCTACTTGTTTTAATGTTTCTTCTCATTATGACAGCGCGATTTACAATTACTTTGCTGGTAATTCTGAAGGAAAAGCCCTTAAAATAAGTGAGCAACATGTGATGCCATTACGTTATGGTGAAAACCCTCATCAACGAGGATGGTTCTATGGAGACTTTGATGAAATGTTTATCAAACATCACGGGAAAGCACTATCGTACAACAATTTGCTCGATGTAGATGCTGCCGTTAATTTAATGAGTGAGTTTGTAAATGACGCTCCTACATTCGGTGTCTTCAAACACAACAATGCTTGCGGTGTGGCACAAAGAGCAACCATTCATCAAGCTTATGTGGATGCCCTTGCTGGTGATCCAGTTTCTGCTTTTGGCGGCGTTTTGATCTCTAATGTGGAAATTGATGCTGCGACGGCTCAAGAGATTCATAAATTATTCTGTGAAGTGGTGATTGCCCCGTCTTTTGCCAGCGATGCACTAGAAATTCTAAAAGGGAAAAAGAATAGAATTATGCTAGAGCTTGTTGAAGGTGCGCTTTCGCGAAAGCGAGATACCAACAAACTCGAAGTGCGTGCTTCTTTAAATGGATACTTAGTTCAAGACCCTAATCTAAAAACCGATCAGAAAGAAGACTTAAACACCGCGACTAAATTAGCTCCAACTGCAGGACAAATCGAAGATTTATTATTTGCTTCTAAGTTGTGTAAGCACACCAAATCTAACACGATTGTTCTCGCAAAAAACAAACAACTCTGTGCTAGTGGAACTGGTCAAACTTCACGTGTGGATGCTTTAAATCAGGCCATTCATAAAGCCCAATCTTTTAAGTTTGACTTAAAAGGAGCTGTTATGGCAAGTGATGCATTTTTCCCTTTCCCAGATTGTGTAGAAATCGCTGATAATGCAGGAGTTACAGCTATCATACAACCCGGCGGATCTATTAAAGATGAGCTTTCTATCGATTACTGTAATAAAAATAATATTGCGATGGTTTTCACGGGTACAAGGCATTTTAAACACTAGAATTGTGGTAACTTTACCATAGTCTAATTTTTAACGTTTTTCTACTGTTCATTTATGGGATTTTTCGACTTTCTTACAGAAGATATTGCTATCGACCTCGGTACGGCAAATACGCTCATTGTTCATAACGGCAAAGTCGTTGTAGACAGTCCATCTATCGTTGCGCGCGATAGAACAACTGGTAAAATTATTGCCGTAGGTAAAGAGGCAGCAATGATGCAAGGCAAAACCCATGAAAATATCAAAACCATCCGACCGTTGAAAGACGGTGTGATTGCAGATTTTGATGCGAGTGAAAAAATGATCTCTATGTTTATTAAAGAGATTCCAGCTTTGAAGAAAAAATGGTTTACTCCTTCTCTACGCATGGTTATTTGTATTCCCTCTGGAATTACTGAAGTGGAAATGCGAGCGGTAAAAGACAGTGCTGAAAGAGTAAACGGCAAAGAAGTTTATCTCATTCATGAACCGATGGCGGCTGCTATAGGAATAGGTGTGGACATCATGCAGCCTAAAGGAAATATGATTGTTGACATAGGTGGAGGAACAACTGAAATTGCAGTTATTGCTTTAGGAGGAATCGTTTGTGATAAATCAGTTAAAATTGCAGGTGATGTATTTACGAATGATATCGTTTACTACATGCGTACACAACACAACCTTTATGTAGGAGAACGCACTGCTGAGAAAATTAAAATCCAAATAGGTTCTGCAACAGAAGACCTAGAAGTACCACCAGAAGAAATGAGTGTACAGGGTCGTGACCTTTTAACTGGAAAACCTAAAGAAGTAAAAATAGGATACAGAGAAATAGCAAAAGCATTGGACAAATCTATTCTACGTGTAGAAGATGCGGTCATGGAAACCTTATCTCAAACACCACCAGAACTCGCTGCAGATATATATAATACAGGAATTTATCTTGCCGGTGGTGGTTCTATGCTACGCGGCCTTGATAAACGTCTGTCACAAAAAACAGACTTACCCGTTTATATTGCTGAAGATCCTTTAAGAGCTGTAGTGCGCGGTACAGGCCTCACTCTTAAAAATCTAGACAAATATAAAAGTGTACTGGCTAACAAGTACTAAGACCTTACTTTAAAACCTATTGACGTAACCCCATGCAACAAATAATCAATTTTCTGATCAAGTACAGAAACTTGTTGTTGTATCTGTTTTTAATGGTCGCTGCACTTAGTTTTACTATTCAAACGCATGACTACCATCTCAATTCGACCATACATTCCACAGGATATGTAACTGGAAACTTATTGAACACCAGAAACGGAATCTTTGATTACTTTGATCTCAAAAATCAAAATAATAAATTAAGTGAAGAAAATGCACTTTTAAGAATGCAACTTCTAGATATAAGCGATACGCTTCTAGGAAAAGAATCTACATTTATATTTTCAGATAGCATTCCTTACCGCATTTTCCCAGCGAGAGTTATTAAAAATGATTACTATAAATCAGATAATTACATTACCATAGACATAGGCACTGATCAAGGGATACGCTCGGATATGGGCGTGATATCTCCTAAAGGAATAGTAGGTGTTGTAGACAAAAGCAGTACCCAGTTTTCCAGAGTGATTTCCATCTTAAATTCTCAAGTTTCTTTGAATGCTCAAATAAAGGGAACTGCTACCATAGGCTCTTTAAAGTGGAACGGTAATGATCCTTACATGATGAGCCTAGAAGATGTGCCTAGACTTGCAAAAGTTTCTAAAGGCGACACCATCATAACTGGAAGACAATCCACCCTGTTCCCTGCTGATATTTTAATAGGAAGCATCAAAAACGCAGAGCTCATTGAAAACGGTTCTCGATATAAAATTGATGTAGAGTTATTTAATGACATGACTGATTTGGATTATATAAACGTCATTAAAAATAGAGATAGAGCCGCATTACAAGTCATAGATACCTTAGGAAACAATGAATAGAACTCTTTTAAATAATGTTCTCCGATTTATAGGCTTGCTTGGGCTACAAATATTCTTGTTTGATCGGATTAATTTTCTGGGCTATATAAATCCGATGATTTATATTCTTTTCATCATACTGTTTCCTGTCGAGAACAAAAGGTGGAGTTTTATGATACTCGCTTTTGCTCTAGGCATTGTTCTAGATACCTTTCAAGACACCGGTGGCGCACACGCTGCCGCTTCCTTAACTCTAGCCTTTACAAGGCCCATATGGCTACGACTGGTTTATGGAGAAAGTTATAAAATGAAAAACTTGAAGGTAATTAGAACACCAATGGACAGACTTGTATTATTAATGGTTCTATGCATTACTGTTCACCATTTAGTTTTCTTTAGCTTGGTCATTTTTAACACTTCGCAAATACTTTATACCTTAAAACTAACGTTGAGCATAGGACTGGCATCACTAATACTAAACAGTCTATTATTACTCCTTTTTAAACCTCGATTTAAAGCATGAAAAAATTACTGCTTTTATCCATTGTCACTTTAGTTGGTCTCACCTTCCTAGGAAGGATGGTGTACTTACAGGTAGTTCTATCTGACGAATTGCAACTGGAAGCAGAAAATAATGCCCTAAAAACAGTCTACGATTATCCAGAACGCGGTTTTATTTACGACCGTAACGGCAAGTTAATGGTCGCTAATCAAGTTGCTTATGACGTCATGGTCATTCCTAGAGAAACTGGAGATGTAGACATTAGCAAGCTCGCTAAATTGCTTAAAATTGACGAATCAAGACTAGAAAAAAAACTTGAGACAGCCAGAATATGGTCTACCAAGCAAGCTAGTGTGGTTGTTCCTCAACTCACTCAAGTAGAATATGCACCGCTTCAGGAACAGCTTAGAAAATTTCCAGGGTTTTATATTCAAAGACGATCCTTACGTAAATACATGGTTGATCACAGCGCCAGTGTTTTAGGATACATCAGAGAAGTAAATCAAACCAGCATTGAAAATGACGATTACTATGTTCAAGGTGACCTCGCTGGAAAAAGCGGTATTGAACTTCAATATGAAGAAGAGTTAAGAGGTGTAAAAGGCTATAAAAAATACACAAGAGATCATTTCGGTCGCGCTATAGAATCCTATAAAGGTGGCTCCAGTGACATGGCTCCTATCGCGGGCACAGACCTTACCGTAACTCTAGATAAAGAGTTGCAAGAATATGCTGAAAAGTTAATGATGAATAAGCGTGGTGGCATCGTTGCAATCCAACCTCAAACGGGTGAGATTTTAACTTTAGTAACTGCCCCTAATTATGACCCCAGTCTATTGATGGGACGCGATCGCTCCAAAAATATCAATGCTATTTTGAGGGATACCGTAAGGCTTCCAGATGTCAACAGAGTTCTACAAGGTCAGTATGCTCCTGGATCTCCTTTTAAAGTAATCAATGCACTAGTAGCACTTCAAGAAGGTGTTGTGACACCCCAAGAAAGCTTTAGATGCAATAATGGTTATAATTACGGCGGTAAAAAACCTCTAGGTTGCCACTCCCATGCAAGTCCGCTGGCAATGAATAGAGGTATTGCAGAAAGCTGCAACGCTTACTTTGCTCAAGTGTATAGGAGAATCATTGAAAATGAAAAGGACCCTGCAAAAGGAATGGATATCTGGCACGATCATGTAACTAGTTTTGGATTAGGTGATTTCTTAGGATATGATCTACCGGTTGGACAACCTGGAAGAATACCTGATGGAGATTATTACACTTCCCGTTATAAATACAAATGGTATGCTACTGCGACTATTTCTAATGCCATAGGTCAAGGAGAAATTGCCGTAACACCTATACAGTTAGCTAACATGACCGCTGCCATAGCTAACAGGGGTTATTTTTACCGACCACACATTATCAAAGAAATGAATGGTGTTCCCATTGTTAATCCCAAGTATACTGAAAAAAATTACACCACCATAGATGCTAAACATTTTCAACCTATTGTAGAAGGTATGAATGAGGTATATCATTCTGGAACGGCAAAATACGTTCAAATTCCAGGGATTGAAATCTGTGGTAAAACAGGAACTGTAGAGAATTTTGCCAAAGTAAATGGAGAACGTAAGCAACTCACCGACCATTCGGTATTTATTGCATTTGCTCCTAAAGACAATCCTAAAATAGCGGTAGCAGTATTTATTGAAAACGGTTACTGGGGTTCTAGATATGCCGCAAAAATGGCCAGTTTATTAATTGAAAAACACCTTAAAGGTGTTATTACAAGAACCGATCTTGAAGATTACTTGCTTACTCATAGCCTTGAATATGAATACGCAAAGAAATTAGGCAACAAACCATTTAAAGTGAATGAAGCCATAGATCAAGGTTTAATAACCTCAGAAAAGGAAAAAAAACTGAGACAACTTATGGACAGCCTGCAACCTAATATCCTAGACTAATATGGGAATAGGAGATAAACCCAAGTATGACATTGCCTCGATACTTATCTATGCTGCACTAGTTTTTATTGGATTGCTCAGTATTTATAGCGCTGCACCAGTTGTAGAGTATACTTCCATAACTGATATCAATGAAGTCTACGGTAAACAATTCCTATTCATAGGAGTTTGTGCCTTACTCATCATTGTCATACTTGCTATAGAGGTTAAGTTTTACGAACGATTTGCTGGACTTATTTATGTGGTTTCACTGGTTTCCCTTGCTGGACTCTACGTTTTTGGTAAAGAAGTAAATGGCGCCACATCGTGGTATCCCATGGGACCCTTTACCTTCCAACCTAGTGAATTTGCAAAATTTGCTACCGCTCTTGCCGTGGCCAAATTTTTAAGTCAACTCAATGTCTCCTTAAAAAATGTTAGGGATTTTATGATCGTTGCGGGAATCATTGCCTTACCTGCACTTCTTATCATACCTCAGCCAGACCCTGGAAGTGCATTGATTTACACCGCTTTTTTCTTTGCACTACAAAGAGAAGGATTATCACTTTGGTATTTGAGTTTAGGGCTTATCGCTTTGGTATTATTCTTAGGCGCCTTAGTCCTTGACATATGGTGGATCATAATAGCTATTGTGCTTATTATTACGGTTATCTATTTGCTTTCGCGAAAGCGGAAACACAAAAAACGCCTTGACAAGCCTCGGGTATATCTGTTTGTAATAGCTGTGGTAATTTGTATCGCTTATACCTTTTCTGCCAGCTATATCTTTAATAATCTTCTAGAAGAAAGACATAGAAACCGAATCAATATTGTCTTGGGTAGAGTGCAGGACGACGCAGGAATAGGCTACAACATCAACCAAAGCATGATTGCTATAGGTAATGGCGGTTGGGCAGGAAAACCTCTGGAAGAAGCCACACAAACTAGAGGTGGCTACGTGCCAGAACAACATACAGATTTCATTTTTAGCGCTATAGGTGAAGTCTCTGGACTTTT is a window of Nonlabens sp. MB-3u-79 DNA encoding:
- the purH gene encoding bifunctional phosphoribosylaminoimidazolecarboxamide formyltransferase/IMP cyclohydrolase; this encodes MSNITAKSALISVFSKEGLAPIVKKMNALGITIYSTGGTEKFIKDLGIDVVPVEDVTSYPSILGGRVKTLHPKVFGGILNRRDHKGDEAQLAEFDIPQIDIVIVDLYPFEKTVASDAAEQDIIEKIDIGGISLIRAGAKNYKDTLCVGTVKDYSKLLEVLESGNGTTSLDQRKEFAATCFNVSSHYDSAIYNYFAGNSEGKALKISEQHVMPLRYGENPHQRGWFYGDFDEMFIKHHGKALSYNNLLDVDAAVNLMSEFVNDAPTFGVFKHNNACGVAQRATIHQAYVDALAGDPVSAFGGVLISNVEIDAATAQEIHKLFCEVVIAPSFASDALEILKGKKNRIMLELVEGALSRKRDTNKLEVRASLNGYLVQDPNLKTDQKEDLNTATKLAPTAGQIEDLLFASKLCKHTKSNTIVLAKNKQLCASGTGQTSRVDALNQAIHKAQSFKFDLKGAVMASDAFFPFPDCVEIADNAGVTAIIQPGGSIKDELSIDYCNKNNIAMVFTGTRHFKH
- a CDS encoding rod shape-determining protein; protein product: MGFFDFLTEDIAIDLGTANTLIVHNGKVVVDSPSIVARDRTTGKIIAVGKEAAMMQGKTHENIKTIRPLKDGVIADFDASEKMISMFIKEIPALKKKWFTPSLRMVICIPSGITEVEMRAVKDSAERVNGKEVYLIHEPMAAAIGIGVDIMQPKGNMIVDIGGGTTEIAVIALGGIVCDKSVKIAGDVFTNDIVYYMRTQHNLYVGERTAEKIKIQIGSATEDLEVPPEEMSVQGRDLLTGKPKEVKIGYREIAKALDKSILRVEDAVMETLSQTPPELAADIYNTGIYLAGGGSMLRGLDKRLSQKTDLPVYIAEDPLRAVVRGTGLTLKNLDKYKSVLANKY
- the mreC gene encoding rod shape-determining protein MreC, which translates into the protein MQQIINFLIKYRNLLLYLFLMVAALSFTIQTHDYHLNSTIHSTGYVTGNLLNTRNGIFDYFDLKNQNNKLSEENALLRMQLLDISDTLLGKESTFIFSDSIPYRIFPARVIKNDYYKSDNYITIDIGTDQGIRSDMGVISPKGIVGVVDKSSTQFSRVISILNSQVSLNAQIKGTATIGSLKWNGNDPYMMSLEDVPRLAKVSKGDTIITGRQSTLFPADILIGSIKNAELIENGSRYKIDVELFNDMTDLDYINVIKNRDRAALQVIDTLGNNE
- the mrdA gene encoding penicillin-binding protein 2 is translated as MKKLLLLSIVTLVGLTFLGRMVYLQVVLSDELQLEAENNALKTVYDYPERGFIYDRNGKLMVANQVAYDVMVIPRETGDVDISKLAKLLKIDESRLEKKLETARIWSTKQASVVVPQLTQVEYAPLQEQLRKFPGFYIQRRSLRKYMVDHSASVLGYIREVNQTSIENDDYYVQGDLAGKSGIELQYEEELRGVKGYKKYTRDHFGRAIESYKGGSSDMAPIAGTDLTVTLDKELQEYAEKLMMNKRGGIVAIQPQTGEILTLVTAPNYDPSLLMGRDRSKNINAILRDTVRLPDVNRVLQGQYAPGSPFKVINALVALQEGVVTPQESFRCNNGYNYGGKKPLGCHSHASPLAMNRGIAESCNAYFAQVYRRIIENEKDPAKGMDIWHDHVTSFGLGDFLGYDLPVGQPGRIPDGDYYTSRYKYKWYATATISNAIGQGEIAVTPIQLANMTAAIANRGYFYRPHIIKEMNGVPIVNPKYTEKNYTTIDAKHFQPIVEGMNEVYHSGTAKYVQIPGIEICGKTGTVENFAKVNGERKQLTDHSVFIAFAPKDNPKIAVAVFIENGYWGSRYAAKMASLLIEKHLKGVITRTDLEDYLLTHSLEYEYAKKLGNKPFKVNEAIDQGLITSEKEKKLRQLMDSLQPNILD
- the rodA gene encoding rod shape-determining protein RodA, with product MGIGDKPKYDIASILIYAALVFIGLLSIYSAAPVVEYTSITDINEVYGKQFLFIGVCALLIIVILAIEVKFYERFAGLIYVVSLVSLAGLYVFGKEVNGATSWYPMGPFTFQPSEFAKFATALAVAKFLSQLNVSLKNVRDFMIVAGIIALPALLIIPQPDPGSALIYTAFFFALQREGLSLWYLSLGLIALVLFLGALVLDIWWIIIAIVLIITVIYLLSRKRKHKKRLDKPRVYLFVIAVVICIAYTFSASYIFNNLLEERHRNRINIVLGRVQDDAGIGYNINQSMIAIGNGGWAGKPLEEATQTRGGYVPEQHTDFIFSAIGEVSGLLGTSITIILFMLLIYRVIIMAERQRNLFARVYGYGVGGIFFLHFFVNIGMVIGLLPTVGIPLPFMSYGGSGLMGFTILLFIFIKLDAHRMSYDH